Below is a genomic region from Tepidiforma bonchosmolovskayae.
GATGCTGATTCACCGCTGCAAGTCCTGCGGCGTCCTCCACGAAAACCGCATCGCCGGTGACGACAACCTCATGGTCCTCATGGCCATCGCCGCCCGGCCCCTCGCCAACCCTCCCGTCCCGCTGGAGTACCTGCCGTGACCCGTAGCCGCGCCCTCGACCTGCTCCTCCAGAACCTCCAGCTTGAACGGCTCGACCGGGACCTCTTCCTCGGCCAGCCCGGCCCCGGCACCGGCCGCCTCTTCGGCGGCCACGTCGCAGCGCAGTCGGTCATGGCCGCCGGCCTCACCCTCGAGCCCGGCGCCGGCTACATCCACTCCCTCCACGCCTACTTCCTCAAGGGCGGCACCCACGATGTCCCCATCCGCTTCGTCGTCGACCGAATCCGCGACGGGCGCACCTTCTCGACCCGTCACGTCGTCGCCTACCAGGGTGGCGAAGCCATCTTCGACCTGAGCGCGTCCTTCGCCCGGCCCGAAGACGGCGTCGCCCACCAGGACGTGATGCCCGCCGCTCCCCCGCCCGATGGCCTCCCCGATTGGGAGGAGGTCCGCGGCGAAATCCTTGAAGACGCCGAACGCCGCCGCCGCTCCCAGCCCATCGAAATCCGCGTCGTCGACCCCGACCTCCCCGGGGAGCGCCTGCCCGCCCGGCGCCGCATCTGGATGCGCCCCAACGGCGAACTCCCCGACGACCCCCTCATCCACGCCGCCGTGCTCACCTACGCCAGCGACCGCACCCTCCTCTCCACCGCCGCGCGGCCTCACGGCCTCACCTGGGGCCGCCGCATGTCCGCCAGCCTCGACCACGCCGTCTGGTTCCACGGCCCCGTCACCTTCAACGGCTGGGTCCTCTACGCCAGCGAAAGCCCCGTCGCCCGCCACGCGCGCGGGCTCATCTTCGGCTCGATCTGGACGCCGAACGGGCTGCGCATCGCCTCGGTCGCACAGGAGGGGCTCATCCGCATCCCCCGCGACCGCACCGAAGACGCCGTCCCCTAGAGCGCCAGCGTCGCCGGCTGCTCCAGGATCGCCTGGATCTCCTTGATGAACCGCGCCCCCTCGACGCCGTCGGTCACCCGGTGGTCGGCGCTGAGCGCCACCTTCATTACCTGCCGGACGACAATCTCCCCGTCCCGCACGACCGGCTTCGGCATGACCGAGCCGACGCCCAGGATGGCGGCCTGCGGCGGGTTGATGATGCCGATCAGCGTCTCCACGCCGTAGGCGCCCAGGTTCGTGATCGTGAACGTCCCCTCGCCGTACTCGGCCGCCGTCAGCTTCCCGGCGCGCGCCCGTTCGATGAGGTCCTTGGTCTCCTGGGCGATCCGCCCCAGTGATTTCGCCTGGCAGTCCAGCACCGCCGGTGCAATCAGCCCCTCCTCGAGCGCGATGCCGATGCAGATGTTAATCCGCTCGTGCATCCGCAGCCCCTCTTCCGAGTACGCCGCGTTGAACTTCGGGTGCCGCTCCAGCGCCAGCGCGCACGCCTTCACGATCAGGTCGTTGATCGTCACCTTCTGCCCCTCGGGCAGCCCGGCATTCAGCTGCGACCGGAACGCCAGCGCGTCCGTCATGTCGATGTCGAGCGTCAGGTAGTAGTGCGGCTGCGTCTGCTTCGAGAGCGTCATCCGGTGCGCGATCGCCTTGCGCATCTTCCCGAGCTCGACCGCTTCCGGCGCTGCTGCCGCCGGCGCAGGAGCCGGCCGGGCCGGGGCAGGAGCGGGTGTCGCAGGACGCGCCGCCGCGGGTGCCGCAGCCTGGGCCGGGGCGGCCGGCCTTGCGGCCAGCGCCGCGATCGCGGCCTCGACATCCCGGCGCAGGATCCGCCCGTCCGGGCCCGAGCCCTTCAGGGTCCGGATGTCGATGCCGGCCTCGCGCGCGATCTTCCGCGCGACCGGGCTGATCCGGATCCTCTCGTCCGCTCCCTCCCCGTCCGGAGCGGTGGCGACCGCCGGTTCCGCCGCCCGGGCAGCGGCCTTCAGTTCCGGCTCAATCTCCCGCTTCGCCGGCGGCGGCACGGGCTTCCGCTCAACCTCCGGCGCAGCTTCCGAGGGGTCGCCGAGGATCGCGATGACGTCCCCCACCGGCACGATGTCGCCCTCGTTGGCCACCAGCTTCAGAATCGTCCCCGATTCGAATGCCTCGAGCTCCACCGTCGCCTTATCGGTCTCGATCTCGGCGATGACGTCCCCACGCCGCACGGTGTCGCCCACCTGCTTCAGCCAGCGGACGAGCGTCCCCTCGACCATGTCCGCGCCCATCTGGGGCATCGTCACTTCAATCGTCACGGCTCACTCCTTGAACATCCCGAGGACCGCCTCGACCACGTCCTCCTCCGATGGCAGCGCGTAGAACTCGAGGTTGCGATTGTAGGGCAGCGGCACATCCTTGCAGGCCACCCGCGCCACCGGCGCATCCAGCCAGTCGAAGGCCCGCTCCATAATCTGCGCCGCCAGCTCGCCCCCGAAGCCGCCGAACTTCCACGCGTCTTCCACGACCACTGCGCGGTTCGTCTTCTTCACCGAAGCAACGACGGTGTCGATGTCCAGCGGCCGGAGCGTTCGCAGGTCGATCACCTCGGCGCTGATCTCCTCCTGCTCTTCCAGCAGCTGCGCCGCCCGGATCGCCTGGTGCACGCTCCCGCTGTAGCCCACGATCGTCACGTCCGTGCCCTCGCGCACCACGTTCGCCACCCCGAACTCGACCAGGAAGTCCGGGTCGTCCGGCACTTCGCCGCGCAGGCCGTAGTTCGCCGTGTGCTCGATGAAAATCACCGTGTTTTCGTCGCGGAACGCCCGCTTCAGCAGCCCCTTCGCGTCCGCCGGCGTCGATGGGCATACCACCTTCAGCCCGGGGAAGTGCGCGTACAGCCCTTCGAGGCTGTGGCTGTGCGTGGCCGCCAGCTGCGAACCGCCGCCGCTCGCCATCCGGATGACCAGCGGCACGTTGATCTGCCCGTTCGACATGTGCAGCAGCTTCGCCGCGTTGTTCACAATCTGATCCAGCGCGAGGAAGCTGAAGTTGATGGTCATAATCTCCACCATCGGGTGCATCCCGCCCATCGCCGCGCCGATGCCGATGCCGACGATGGCCGATTCGGCGATGGGGGTATCGCGCACCCGCTCTTCGCCGAACTCCTCCAGCAGCCCTTTGGTCACGGCGTACGACCCGCCATAGAGGCCGATGTCCTCGCCGAGCAGGAAGATCCGCTCGTCGCGCAGCATCTCCTCGCGCAGCGCCTCCCGCAGCGCGTCGCGCATCCGCATCTCAACCAATCGCCGGCTCCTTGTACAGGTGGTCGAAGAGCGTCTCCAGCGCCGGCTGCGGGCTCCGCTCGGCGAACTCGACCGCCTCGTTCACCACCGCTTCGGCCCGTGCTTCGATCTCCGCATAGCCGGCATCGTCCAGCATCCCGGCGTCCGTCATCTGTCGGCGGAGCCGGTCGATGCAATCGCGCC
It encodes:
- a CDS encoding acyl-CoA thioesterase; the protein is MTRSRALDLLLQNLQLERLDRDLFLGQPGPGTGRLFGGHVAAQSVMAAGLTLEPGAGYIHSLHAYFLKGGTHDVPIRFVVDRIRDGRTFSTRHVVAYQGGEAIFDLSASFARPEDGVAHQDVMPAAPPPDGLPDWEEVRGEILEDAERRRRSQPIEIRVVDPDLPGERLPARRRIWMRPNGELPDDPLIHAAVLTYASDRTLLSTAARPHGLTWGRRMSASLDHAVWFHGPVTFNGWVLYASESPVARHARGLIFGSIWTPNGLRIASVAQEGLIRIPRDRTEDAVP
- a CDS encoding dihydrolipoamide acetyltransferase family protein produces the protein MTIEVTMPQMGADMVEGTLVRWLKQVGDTVRRGDVIAEIETDKATVELEAFESGTILKLVANEGDIVPVGDVIAILGDPSEAAPEVERKPVPPPAKREIEPELKAAARAAEPAVATAPDGEGADERIRISPVARKIAREAGIDIRTLKGSGPDGRILRRDVEAAIAALAARPAAPAQAAAPAAARPATPAPAPARPAPAPAAAAPEAVELGKMRKAIAHRMTLSKQTQPHYYLTLDIDMTDALAFRSQLNAGLPEGQKVTINDLIVKACALALERHPKFNAAYSEEGLRMHERINICIGIALEEGLIAPAVLDCQAKSLGRIAQETKDLIERARAGKLTAAEYGEGTFTITNLGAYGVETLIGIINPPQAAILGVGSVMPKPVVRDGEIVVRQVMKVALSADHRVTDGVEGARFIKEIQAILEQPATLAL
- a CDS encoding alpha-ketoacid dehydrogenase subunit beta, which translates into the protein MRMRDALREALREEMLRDERIFLLGEDIGLYGGSYAVTKGLLEEFGEERVRDTPIAESAIVGIGIGAAMGGMHPMVEIMTINFSFLALDQIVNNAAKLLHMSNGQINVPLVIRMASGGGSQLAATHSHSLEGLYAHFPGLKVVCPSTPADAKGLLKRAFRDENTVIFIEHTANYGLRGEVPDDPDFLVEFGVANVVREGTDVTIVGYSGSVHQAIRAAQLLEEQEEISAEVIDLRTLRPLDIDTVVASVKKTNRAVVVEDAWKFGGFGGELAAQIMERAFDWLDAPVARVACKDVPLPYNRNLEFYALPSEEDVVEAVLGMFKE